The DNA window gggtagatgaggGTGGGAaaggaggggagtaaaagttttagggggaaagtgggagggagtaaaaattttggggaaaaataaaaagttttaagggtttttgggagtaaaattttgagggaaagtaaatggagagtaaaatttttagggaaaatattaaaaaatatatttggtgGGAAATGAATTTGGGTAGATGAGGGATTGGGATGGGagggaagtaaaagttttggggggaagtGGGAAGGAGttaaagttttgggggaaaagtaaaaaggtctggggtttggggtaaaaatataaaatatataatttgatattcGAGTTACTCGAATCGAAAATTCAACTAGatcgaactcgaaatttgaaaaaaaaattgagtgactcaaataactcgaataacttgatacggttaactcgaaatttaaattttttcgattttttcgagtcaaatgagttttgctcacccctacataTAACAGCATTAAAGTCTTGTAATTCTTACATATTACGGTCAATTCTCCCTATAACAACTCCATTTGTCTACTCAATTTTGTTTGTTATAAAAAGGTGTTGTTATACACCTACAAAAGTATGTATTATAGAGAgataatctgtaacaccccgaacccgagaccgacaccggagtcggacacgaatGTTAACAAACTTgaaaatttccttccagacactgccagtctgagtactagtcgcttcaaaaatcatatcttgagttcacaactcgaaatcagtttggtgatttttcctgaaactagactcatgtcccacctatgtttttttctagaatttttggtcggccaattagtacagtttatagtcaaagtctcccatgttacaggggtcgactacactgaccttttcccattacacttggatatctctctgcacagagcttcaatactgatgccgttgtttctatggaaactagactcagagaggaatctatacatatatggtatgacccctaattatctctggtcaatttatagtgaattccaaagacggaacagggaatccagaaacgttctggccctgttccacaagaaccgaatatctcttactgtactgtccatatgattgtttcgttacttcctaTAAAGTAGatttcaaggtttgtttacataatttattcactatttaattccattcctactatttagtgatttccaaatctacatcactgctgctgtcagcatctacctttaaggtaggctttacctatttcatggtcaACTAGccttttgcatacatagcacaatttatgaaagtgattgaccatccccgtggccaatcctgtcaagcatatccacactaaatgatataacatatacttaaacacatataagccatttcacatggctatccaaaactatacatcacataaagtactcgaaaaacaacaatggtcgtcctatacatgccatatcaaaattcaaccaaaagagtacccataagagccttgatagtgtgggcgacttcgacgtcaagatcccgagtccgatagctggagaaccaaaaaatctataaaacagaggagcaatggaacgaagtaagcaattatgcttagtaagtttgagcaagaaattccagcataaacaaagaataacacacatttagctaaacggaatattcaTAATACGcgatttaccgatatcaaacttgctcacaacattaacaaccctatgtacatacacaatagtctaacttagccgaaggccgtagctcgttatcaactgagcgaacatttatttgtaaggctCGATTAAATTctacacatacgtaacatatcccatatGGGatgttttcgagtattcgctggaatacNNNNNNNNNNNNNNNNNNNNNNNNNNNNNNNNNNNNNNNNNNNNNNNNNNNNNNNNNNNNNNNNNNNNNNNNNNNNNNNNNNNNNNNNNNNNNNNNNNNNNNNNNNNNNNNNNNNNNNNNNNNNNNNNNNNNNNNNNNNNNNNNNNNNNNNNNNNNNNNNNNNNNNNNNNNNNNNNNNNNNNNNNNNNNNNNNNNNNNNNNNNNNNNNNNNNNNNNNNNNNNNNNNNNNNNNNNNNNNNNNNNNNNNNNNNNNNNNNNNNNNNNNNNNNNNNNNNNNNNNNNNNNNNNNNNNNNNNNNNNNNNNNNNNNNNNNNNNNNNNNNNNNNNNNNNNNNNNNNNNNNNNNNNNNNNNNNNNNNNNNNNNNNNNNNNNNNNNNNNNNNNNNNNNNNNNNNNNNNNNNNNNNNNNNNNNNNNNNNNNNNNNNNNNNNNNNNNNNNNNNNNNNNNNNNNNNNNNNNNNNNNNNNNNNNNNNNNNNNNNNNNNNNNNNNNNNNNNNNNNACAAATTCTTTACTCTCATTCTAGTTGTCATGTTCTAGCTAAGAGATTTCAATGAGGTCTCTACATTTTTTCCtacgtttttttttctttgcctcCATAATTGCAGAATTGTTTTCTTGAACTAGATTATGTCGGTAAAAAATTGCTGATAATTTGCTGGAGCCTGGAAAATGGCAATGAAACTTCTTTCTTGGTTAAACTGCATGGACTAAACAGAACCATGCCTTTTTTCCTTTGAATTTTGAGAGATAAGCATGTTAAACTCTGCTATATACCCATCAAAGATCCTAAGAGGGAATGTTAATGAAAAGCCTTTATGGAAATTCTGTTGTCTGGAAGAACCCAGAATTAGATAAGAAAGTGAACAGCTGAATATAGAAACATGAATCAATGATTACACCAAAATAGATAAGGTTTCAGCGTTGCAAGCACCTCTTGCTTTTTTTGAGGTACAAAATAAACATTATTagagataaaaaaaaagatgTCCATTAACACCAGTGGAGTGGAGTGGAGTGAGTGGGAAAGGTGTTTAATTCAGTCATCAAATGGGTATTGCTCATACCTAATGGTACAATCATGGAGCACCGAGCGAGACCCTATTCGACTTTGACAAGTTGCAAGCATGACGGTTTTAGCAGCACCCAAACAAGTAGCACAATCGGAGGTGGTGAGGTTTTGGTTACAAGCCGCGTGACCGTAGGCGAAAGCATTAGGGTATGGGGAGATGTTGAAGTAATCGTAACCTTTGCGCTCAGGCGTGAGGGTCTCTAAGTCTTGGAGGACAAAGGCCAAACTAGTGGCGAAAGGATCGCCCTCGGAATAGCTACCAGAGTTGCAAAGAACACTTATGATGCTTGTATCTGGAACACTTATGACATTACTGCATAACAAAAGCAAGCCGATCATGGCTGCTGCCCGTTTTGGAAGATAACCCATCTCAATCTCTTTTGCTTCTTCAACTGTTTCTGATAAACACAACGAAGAATCCTATGATTTAaatggtctttttttttttattattggtttCTCCATCACCATCAATAAATGGAGATTTATTAGAGTTTTTGTCCTTGTGCTTTTGTATTATTTTGTGATTTACATTTCATCGTTGATCTCTTTTAACTTGTTACATAGATTTTAACTATAGCAAGGCATATTAAGCATCATTTATGCGATAGCTAAAGAGAATTGTTCATTTACCCCTAAGggagaatatatatatttttggttctCTGCAAATCCAAAATTATGCGAAAAATAagacaatttaataaaaaggttgATTTGTTTTTACTGTATTTGAATCTAAAAAGAGTTTCGGTTTGCTGGACAAAACAGCTTATAATAGGCTCAAACAAGATGATAATCCTACTTTCTGAAGCCTTGCACATCTCTCTTCTATTACAAGTCTATTGATTAAAATTGATGATcatagatttaaaattttcaaaaattgagtcACTTTGTAATATTCACAGTAATAAACTTAACTGAAAAGTAACCGAGCGACCTTCTCTGTTATCCTCATACCTCAAATTGCACTGAATGTGGGCTCGAGCAACACAAACTAAACATAGAACAATATAATTACTTTAAGTAGAAAAGTAATTCCTTCCAATAGAAATCAACAAATATCATAATTCtcataaaatagaatttattcttatTATGAGGTACAAGAATGTTAGTTGAACAATcggtataaaataatattatttaagcaTAAAACACTCTCATAATCTAACTATAAGAGGGGGCTGAAACGCTCTCTTAATTTCTCCTAAGTTGTCTCCCCACAAATGTTATGTGAgcttactttataatttaatacaacTCAATATTTGTTCtctttttctcaaaataaatattatttattcaactaatttaattaattaattaattttctcaatctaattttaattccgttaaagtcatgacaactttatcataaaagaatctatgagaaaatatatttaattttttttattaatttattctacaaattcataatgactaattaatttaattccatcctcaaacttcaattatttaattcaaaaaatcttAGTTAgtaagaaaacacattcatttgtgaatgcAACACATTTATCTtacttcatcattttcatttatttctactaatacaagttgtcttttcataTTACGATCCAACAACATAATACCGCTTAGCATTAGTTAAACGCTAGATAACCagtgaattaatattttttttcattttgctttATCTGCAAAAATtgttgaggacaatatacaagaAATATTAATGTAGCcaatggatattttattaaaccaatttgttcgaaaaatacaAGTGTACAAAAACGAATATATTACACTTAGGGTATTACACTTtggcctccctaaaattataaaatttgatttaatcctttaaaaattataaatatatagactataaaaattaaaatttcattctcccctaaaaaattgttttagCTTAACAAAGATGGCAAAAGAGCTACCTTTCCATTTATCAAGTAAAAGTCTTCAACTAAAACCTGCTAGTTTGCTGTTCCATTTTTTGTTATAATAGGATTTTGAACATAAATATTCTTTTCACAGGT is part of the Gossypium hirsutum isolate 1008001.06 chromosome D11, Gossypium_hirsutum_v2.1, whole genome shotgun sequence genome and encodes:
- the LOC121223145 gene encoding antifungal protein ginkbilobin-like protein; amino-acid sequence: MGYLPKRAAAMIGLLLLCSNVISVPDTSIISVLCNSGSYSEGDPFATSLAFVLQDLETLTPERKGYDYFNISPYPNAFAYGHAACNQNLTTSDCATCLGAAKTVMLATCQSRIGSRSVLHDCTIRQQNFHKGFSLTFPLRIFDGYIAEFNMLISQNSKEKRHGSV